One genomic window of Candidatus Pseudobacter hemicellulosilyticus includes the following:
- the coaBC gene encoding bifunctional phosphopantothenoylcysteine decarboxylase/phosphopantothenate--cysteine ligase CoaBC, giving the protein MFQGKKILLGITGSIAAYKSILLVRLLVKAGAEVKVVMTPAAKDFVTPLTLSTLSKHPVITDLFNEAAWSNHVELGRWADLLLIAPLSCNTLSKMAHGGCDNMLLATYLSATCPVAVAPAMDEDMWHHPTTRANLQQLEAMGQQVIPVGNGELASGLHGDGRMAEPEAILRFIQDHYFQPKDLEGKKVLVTAGPTYEPLDPVRFIGNHSSGKMGLAISEELARRGAQVHLVLGPGSGSVSKAGITTERVETADQMYEACHRVFATADIAVMSAAVADYTPSTRSTEKIKKTTDTFTVELTRTKDILKSLGQQKKNGQLLVGFALETSNERQYALGKLESKNADLIVLNSLNDEGAGFGHDTNKITIFEKGGKEMAYDRKPKQQVAKDIVDRIVNMLYA; this is encoded by the coding sequence ATGTTCCAGGGAAAAAAGATATTGCTGGGCATTACCGGAAGTATTGCCGCCTATAAATCCATCCTGCTGGTCCGTCTCCTGGTGAAAGCCGGTGCGGAAGTAAAGGTGGTCATGACGCCCGCCGCAAAGGATTTTGTAACGCCCCTCACGCTCTCCACGCTGTCTAAGCATCCTGTTATCACCGATCTGTTTAATGAGGCTGCCTGGAGTAACCATGTGGAACTGGGCCGTTGGGCTGACCTCCTGCTGATTGCCCCCCTGAGCTGTAATACCCTCAGCAAAATGGCCCATGGCGGCTGTGATAATATGCTGCTGGCCACCTATCTTTCCGCTACCTGCCCTGTAGCCGTGGCCCCCGCCATGGATGAGGACATGTGGCATCACCCCACTACCCGGGCCAACCTGCAGCAGCTGGAAGCCATGGGACAGCAGGTGATCCCTGTAGGCAACGGTGAACTGGCCAGTGGCCTGCATGGTGACGGCCGCATGGCGGAACCGGAAGCCATTCTCCGGTTCATCCAGGACCATTATTTCCAGCCGAAGGACCTGGAAGGGAAAAAGGTACTGGTCACTGCCGGTCCTACCTATGAGCCCCTGGATCCCGTACGGTTCATTGGCAATCATTCCTCCGGGAAAATGGGACTGGCCATATCGGAAGAGCTGGCCCGGCGTGGCGCCCAGGTACACCTGGTACTGGGACCCGGCTCCGGCTCCGTCAGCAAAGCAGGCATTACCACCGAGCGGGTGGAAACGGCCGACCAGATGTATGAAGCCTGCCACCGCGTTTTTGCTACGGCAGATATAGCCGTGATGTCAGCCGCTGTGGCTGATTATACGCCCAGCACCCGATCCACTGAAAAGATCAAGAAGACCACTGATACTTTTACTGTAGAACTGACCAGGACAAAGGATATACTCAAAAGCCTGGGACAACAGAAAAAGAACGGCCAGCTGCTGGTAGGCTTTGCGCTGGAGACCAGCAATGAGCGCCAGTACGCCCTCGGTAAGCTGGAAAGCAAAAATGCCGATCTCATTGTCCTCAATTCCCTGAACGATGAAGGCGCCGGCTTTGGCCATGATACCAACAAGATCACCATCTTTGAGAAAGGCGGGAAGGAAATGGCGTACGACCGCAAGCCCAAACAACAAGTAGCAAAGGATATCGTTGATAGAATCGTAAATATGCTCTATGCGTAA
- the recJ gene encoding single-stranded-DNA-specific exonuclease RecJ, translated as MQKRWKIPIADATRTQALYESLRIHPVLCGILVKRGIDNFEKARDYFRPQLEQLHSPWLMKDMRKAVNRLQAAFQQQEKILVFGDYDVDGTTSVASMLQFLRKVYQPDNVDFYIPHRYREGYGVSKAGIDYAASQGATLIVSLDCGIKSVDLIGYARSIGIDFVVCDHHTPDAILPPAVAILNPKQADCPYPYKELCGCGVGFKLISALTQELGRPDSEAYEYLDLVATAIAADIVPMTGENRILAHFGLVKANEQPNFGIRALKELSKLEKNLFINNLVFMIAPRVNAAGRMDDARKAVQLFIAKDLEEARSFAAILHSDNTDRKEADKSITDEALNLIERDASQLDRKSTVVFQPHWHKGVVGIVASRLIDHFYRPTIVLTRSGDYAAGSARSVAGFNVYEAIHQCKDLLLGYGGHFYAAGMTLELDKIDAFCARFEEVVSATITPEMLVPETVIDAEISFRDLKQSFYNIIHQMEPFGPDNLQPLFVARNVYDSGYSRVVKDQHIRFSLRQDGILFNGIGFNMAHKNHLLQPHNPLDVVFTVEENDWNNEKNLQLKVVDFRASGSLA; from the coding sequence ATGCAGAAACGCTGGAAAATACCCATTGCCGACGCCACCCGGACACAGGCCTTATATGAGTCCCTCAGGATCCATCCCGTATTATGCGGCATCCTGGTGAAAAGGGGTATCGACAATTTTGAAAAGGCCAGGGACTATTTCAGGCCCCAGCTGGAGCAGCTTCACAGCCCCTGGCTCATGAAGGATATGCGCAAGGCCGTCAACCGCCTGCAGGCCGCCTTTCAGCAGCAGGAAAAGATCCTCGTGTTCGGCGATTATGACGTGGACGGCACCACTTCCGTGGCCTCCATGCTCCAGTTCCTGCGCAAAGTGTACCAACCCGACAACGTAGATTTTTATATACCACACCGCTACCGCGAAGGATACGGGGTGTCCAAAGCCGGCATTGACTATGCCGCCAGCCAGGGCGCTACCCTGATCGTTTCCCTGGACTGCGGCATCAAATCCGTTGACCTCATCGGTTATGCCCGCAGCATCGGGATAGATTTTGTGGTCTGCGACCACCATACCCCGGATGCCATCCTGCCGCCGGCTGTGGCTATCCTCAATCCCAAACAGGCCGACTGCCCCTACCCTTACAAGGAACTCTGTGGCTGCGGCGTGGGCTTCAAACTGATCTCCGCCCTGACCCAGGAGCTGGGCCGGCCCGATTCCGAAGCCTATGAATACCTTGACCTGGTAGCCACCGCCATTGCCGCCGATATTGTACCTATGACCGGCGAAAACCGGATACTGGCCCATTTTGGCCTGGTCAAGGCCAATGAACAACCCAATTTCGGGATCCGCGCCCTCAAGGAACTGAGCAAGCTGGAAAAGAACCTGTTCATCAATAACCTGGTGTTCATGATAGCCCCCAGGGTCAATGCCGCAGGCCGGATGGATGACGCCCGCAAGGCCGTACAGCTCTTTATTGCCAAAGACCTGGAAGAGGCCCGCTCTTTTGCCGCCATCCTGCATTCCGACAATACAGACCGCAAGGAAGCCGATAAAAGTATTACCGACGAAGCGCTCAACCTGATAGAAAGGGATGCCAGCCAGCTGGACCGCAAGTCTACCGTGGTGTTCCAGCCGCACTGGCACAAAGGTGTGGTGGGCATTGTGGCCTCCCGCCTGATAGATCATTTTTACCGCCCCACCATTGTACTTACCCGGTCGGGCGATTATGCCGCAGGCTCGGCCCGGAGCGTGGCCGGCTTCAATGTATACGAAGCTATTCACCAGTGCAAGGACCTGCTGCTGGGCTATGGCGGCCACTTCTATGCTGCCGGCATGACGCTGGAACTGGACAAGATAGACGCTTTCTGCGCCCGCTTTGAAGAAGTGGTTTCCGCTACCATCACCCCGGAAATGCTGGTGCCAGAAACGGTGATCGATGCGGAAATAAGTTTCAGGGACCTCAAACAATCCTTCTATAATATCATTCACCAGATGGAACCCTTCGGGCCGGATAACCTCCAGCCCCTCTTTGTGGCCAGGAACGTGTATGACTCGGGGTATTCCCGGGTGGTGAAAGACCAGCATATCCGCTTCTCCCTGCGCCAGGACGGGATCCTGTTCAATGGCATTGGCTTCAACATGGCCCATAAGAACCACCTGCTGCAACCCCATAATCCGCTGGATGTGGTGTTCACCGTGGAAGAGAACGACTGGAACAATGAAAAGAACCTGCAATTAAAAGTGGTGGACTTCAGGGCCAGCGGGAGCCTGGCGTAA
- a CDS encoding polyprenyl synthetase family protein → MKLSQSILHEELATFEDKFRDAVKSQVPLLDRIMRFIVNRKGKQLRPMFVLLSAKLCGPVNESTYRTASLVELLHTASLVHDDVVDESLERRGFFSTYALWKSKVSVLVGDYLLAKGLLLSLENDDFRILQIMSNAVKQMSEGELLQMEKARNLNLDEAIYFEIIRNKTASLLASACSAGAWSTTHDEAIADKMRSFGEKVGIAFQIKDDLFDYGNEAIGKPTGNDIKEKKLTLPLIYTLNNADKATRRRLIYIIKNHHKDPEKVQEVIQTVKQAGGIGYAEQKMMQYRDEALAIIHEFDNATIKQGLEELVRFTTDRKY, encoded by the coding sequence ATGAAACTATCACAGTCAATATTACACGAGGAACTGGCGACTTTTGAAGACAAATTCCGCGACGCTGTCAAGAGCCAGGTTCCACTTCTCGACAGGATCATGCGCTTCATTGTGAACCGTAAAGGCAAGCAGCTGAGGCCCATGTTCGTCCTCCTCTCCGCCAAACTTTGCGGCCCTGTAAATGAATCCACCTATAGGACAGCCTCTTTGGTGGAACTGCTGCATACTGCAAGTTTGGTGCACGATGATGTAGTGGATGAATCCCTGGAAAGACGTGGCTTTTTCTCTACATACGCACTCTGGAAAAGCAAGGTTTCCGTCCTTGTGGGCGATTATCTCCTCGCCAAAGGACTCCTGCTGTCCCTGGAAAACGATGATTTCCGCATCCTCCAGATCATGTCCAACGCCGTTAAACAAATGAGCGAAGGCGAGCTGCTGCAGATGGAAAAAGCCCGTAACCTGAACCTGGATGAGGCCATTTATTTTGAAATTATCCGCAATAAGACCGCCTCCCTCCTGGCTTCAGCCTGCTCCGCCGGCGCCTGGTCCACCACCCACGACGAGGCCATTGCAGACAAAATGAGGAGCTTCGGGGAGAAAGTCGGGATCGCCTTCCAGATCAAGGACGACCTCTTTGACTATGGAAACGAAGCCATAGGCAAACCCACCGGGAACGATATAAAGGAGAAAAAGCTTACCTTACCCCTGATCTACACCCTGAACAATGCTGATAAAGCCACCCGGCGCCGACTGATCTATATTATCAAAAACCATCATAAAGACCCGGAGAAAGTACAGGAAGTGATCCAGACCGTGAAACAGGCCGGCGGGATCGGGTACGCAGAACAAAAAATGATGCAGTACCGGGACGAAGCCCTGGCCATTATACATGAATTTGACAACGCCACTATCAAACAAGGACTGGAAGAACTGGTCCGGTTCACGACCGACCGCAAGTACTGA
- a CDS encoding DUF4835 family protein → MRKSVFLLGMALLAVVTAGRAQELQARVSINAARISSQTDRKVFQTLQAAMTNLLNTRKWTNEAFQANEKINCNFMLNIAEQVSPNIYRATLTVQASRPVYNSTYEVPLINFMDEKVAFKYVEFQPVEFNENRVAGTDPLASNLTAILAYYVYVILGLDFDSYAVRGGDPYFQKAQNIVNNAPEGREIEGWKAFDGLRNRYWLMENFTNNRYNAIHDILYSFYRLGMDYMYENESEGRTAIMNSLSLINTLNNDIPNTMVVPFFFQGKGNEFARIFKKAAPDDKDRARDILVKIDITNANLYRQELK, encoded by the coding sequence ATGCGTAAATCAGTATTCTTACTCGGTATGGCCCTGCTGGCGGTTGTGACGGCCGGCCGGGCGCAGGAACTGCAGGCCAGGGTCTCTATCAATGCGGCGCGGATCAGTTCGCAGACGGACAGAAAAGTGTTCCAGACCCTCCAGGCGGCCATGACCAACCTGCTGAATACCCGCAAATGGACCAATGAGGCCTTCCAGGCCAATGAGAAGATCAACTGCAATTTCATGCTCAATATTGCCGAGCAGGTATCGCCCAATATTTACCGGGCTACGCTGACGGTACAGGCCAGTCGCCCCGTCTACAACAGCACCTATGAAGTGCCCCTCATCAATTTCATGGATGAGAAAGTGGCTTTCAAATACGTGGAGTTCCAGCCGGTGGAGTTCAATGAGAACCGCGTGGCCGGCACGGACCCGCTGGCCTCCAACCTGACCGCCATACTGGCTTATTACGTGTACGTGATCCTGGGACTGGATTTTGATTCCTATGCCGTCCGCGGTGGCGATCCCTATTTCCAGAAAGCCCAGAATATTGTGAACAATGCCCCCGAAGGCCGGGAGATAGAAGGATGGAAAGCTTTTGACGGCCTCCGCAACCGCTACTGGCTGATGGAGAATTTCACCAATAACCGCTACAATGCCATACACGATATCCTGTACAGCTTTTACCGGCTGGGCATGGACTATATGTATGAGAACGAAAGCGAAGGCCGGACCGCCATCATGAACAGCCTGAGCCTGATCAACACCCTGAACAACGATATTCCCAATACCATGGTGGTGCCTTTCTTCTTCCAGGGCAAAGGCAATGAGTTTGCCCGCATTTTTAAGAAGGCGGCGCCGGACGATAAGGACCGGGCCCGTGACATACTGGTCAAGATAGATATCACCAATGCCAATCTGTACAGACAGGAACTGAAATGA
- a CDS encoding DNA-directed RNA polymerase subunit omega — protein sequence MSKLRRQISANTANTAETKDLNVIKGKTGNVYESIAIIAKRANQINITLKEELHNKLEEFASHTDSLEEIHENKEQIEISRAYERMPNPSLLATQEFLEDKIYHRKNEDDLFS from the coding sequence ATGAGCAAGTTACGACGCCAAATTAGCGCTAATACCGCTAATACAGCAGAAACCAAAGATCTGAACGTGATCAAAGGTAAAACCGGTAATGTGTATGAATCCATTGCCATTATTGCCAAACGCGCCAATCAGATCAATATCACCCTCAAAGAGGAACTGCATAATAAACTGGAAGAATTCGCCAGCCATACTGATAGTCTCGAAGAGATCCACGAGAACAAAGAACAGATCGAGATCTCCCGTGCCTATGAGCGCATGCCGAATCCCTCCCTGCTGGCTACCCAGGAATTCCTGGAGGACAAGATCTACCACCGTAAGAACGAAGACGATCTGTTCAGCTAA
- a CDS encoding CoA transferase subunit A, with product MNKVVANADEAIRDIPDGATIMLGGFGLSGIPENCIDALVRKGVKELTCISNNAGVDDFGLGLMLKTRQIKKMMSSYVGENAEFERQLLSGELEVDLIPQGTLATRIQMAGMGIPAFFTPAGYGTEIAEGKEVRAFNGKMYLMEEALHASFAIVKAWKGDTMGNLVFRKTTRNFSTSMAKAGDITIVEVEELVEPGQLDPDHIHVPGIYVHRIFQGAGYVKRIERRTVQIAKK from the coding sequence ATGAATAAAGTTGTTGCCAATGCAGATGAGGCCATCCGGGACATCCCCGATGGCGCCACCATTATGCTGGGAGGCTTTGGTCTTTCCGGTATCCCCGAGAACTGCATCGATGCCCTGGTCCGGAAAGGCGTTAAAGAGCTGACCTGTATCTCCAATAATGCAGGGGTGGATGATTTTGGCCTGGGCCTCATGCTGAAGACCCGCCAGATCAAAAAAATGATGAGTTCCTATGTGGGCGAGAATGCCGAGTTTGAACGGCAGTTACTGAGCGGTGAACTGGAAGTGGACCTTATCCCCCAGGGCACGCTGGCCACCCGTATCCAGATGGCAGGTATGGGCATCCCCGCCTTTTTTACACCCGCCGGTTATGGTACGGAGATAGCCGAAGGCAAGGAAGTCCGTGCGTTCAACGGGAAAATGTACCTGATGGAAGAAGCGCTGCACGCTTCCTTTGCCATTGTCAAAGCCTGGAAAGGCGATACCATGGGTAACCTGGTGTTCCGGAAGACCACCCGCAATTTTTCCACTTCCATGGCCAAGGCCGGTGATATCACCATTGTGGAGGTAGAAGAACTGGTGGAACCCGGCCAGCTTGATCCCGATCATATCCATGTGCCCGGTATTTACGTACACCGGATCTTCCAGGGGGCAGGCTATGTGAAGCGCATTGAGCGCCGGACCGTACAGATCGCAAAAAAATAA
- a CDS encoding DUF4296 domain-containing protein: MMHKKSHTLIRYNKQRSRNWLLAGVLAILTLACTSRKSVPSGVLDQESMQQVLWDMMLADRFSTSFLVRDTSVKDIRAANFALYEQIFELHDISREEFIESYKFYLTRPDLSREMFDSMAVRGTRLKDTLYKRQQDSLNLERMKTDSLARKDSLHTGSDSLKRVDSLHKVDSLHKVDSLRKVDSLHRVDSLARLRTGKTALKPAEKATARRDSLDRVRASRLLRKQEAARRKARRDSIRKASSIQPTNKSL; the protein is encoded by the coding sequence ATGATGCACAAAAAATCGCATACGCTGATCCGTTATAATAAACAAAGATCCCGTAACTGGCTCCTGGCGGGCGTTCTCGCAATACTGACCCTCGCCTGCACCAGCCGGAAATCTGTGCCTTCGGGTGTGCTGGACCAGGAAAGCATGCAGCAGGTACTCTGGGATATGATGCTGGCGGATCGTTTTTCCACCAGTTTTCTTGTCAGGGACACCTCAGTAAAAGATATCCGGGCTGCCAATTTTGCCCTGTATGAGCAGATCTTCGAATTGCATGATATCAGCAGGGAAGAATTCATTGAAAGCTATAAATTCTATCTTACCCGTCCCGATCTCAGCCGGGAAATGTTTGACAGCATGGCTGTCAGGGGTACCCGTCTCAAGGATACCCTGTACAAACGGCAGCAGGATTCCCTGAACCTGGAGCGGATGAAGACGGATTCCCTGGCCCGCAAGGACAGCCTGCATACGGGATCAGATTCCCTCAAAAGGGTTGACTCCCTCCACAAGGTGGATTCCCTGCATAAGGTGGACTCCCTGCGCAAAGTAGATTCCCTGCACCGGGTGGATTCCCTGGCCAGGCTCAGGACCGGCAAAACGGCCCTGAAGCCGGCGGAGAAGGCAACGGCGCGGCGCGACAGCCTGGACCGTGTCAGGGCCAGCCGGCTGCTCCGTAAACAGGAAGCTGCCCGCCGGAAGGCCAGGAGGGATTCCATCCGTAAAGCCTCGTCCATTCAGCCAACGAACAAGTCGCTGTAA
- the bamD gene encoding outer membrane protein assembly factor BamD encodes MRLPVIALLLAFSFVSCSKFAKVQKSTDYDYKLRMAEKYYVEKKYHFAQQLYEELFPLMKGQPQFEDLFYKYAYCSYYLRDWMNAENLFKQFTEVFPTSAKAEEMEYMRAYTYYRQSPKLELDQTNTQKTIGLMQTFINTHPESPRVKEATDIIDGCRVKLEGKQYKSAELYYNMGHYRAAAIAYTSLMNDFPDSQRSDEYKLQVIRAYYLFAENSVEEKKPARYEQVVTECNDFSDRFPESKYLKQVEEYLNLSKNKVNNNEQVTTPN; translated from the coding sequence ATGAGATTACCGGTCATCGCCCTTTTATTGGCTTTCAGCTTCGTTTCCTGCTCCAAATTTGCCAAAGTGCAAAAGAGTACGGACTATGATTACAAACTGCGGATGGCGGAAAAGTATTACGTGGAAAAGAAATACCACTTCGCCCAGCAATTGTATGAAGAACTGTTCCCCTTAATGAAAGGGCAGCCACAGTTTGAAGATCTCTTTTACAAATACGCTTACTGCTCCTATTACCTGCGGGACTGGATGAATGCAGAGAACCTGTTCAAACAGTTCACTGAAGTATTCCCCACCAGCGCCAAAGCAGAAGAAATGGAATACATGCGGGCGTATACCTATTACCGTCAGTCGCCCAAGCTGGAACTGGACCAGACCAATACCCAGAAGACCATTGGGCTGATGCAGACCTTCATCAATACCCATCCGGAATCACCACGGGTAAAAGAAGCCACCGATATCATTGATGGCTGCCGTGTGAAACTGGAGGGCAAACAATACAAAAGCGCAGAGCTGTATTACAATATGGGCCATTACCGCGCAGCGGCTATTGCCTATACCAGCCTGATGAACGATTTCCCGGACTCACAGCGCAGTGATGAGTACAAGCTGCAGGTCATCAGGGCCTATTACCTGTTTGCTGAGAACAGTGTGGAAGAAAAGAAACCGGCCCGCTATGAGCAGGTGGTCACTGAATGCAATGATTTTTCAGACCGCTTCCCGGAAAGTAAGTATCTTAAACAAGTTGAAGAGTATCTGAATCTTTCTAAAAATAAAGTAAACAATAATGAGCAAGTTACGACGCCAAATTAG